In Arthrobacter alpinus, a single window of DNA contains:
- a CDS encoding monooxygenase produces MLNLVIFDFPFEGPFGADMATAFAPLAAEIDKQPGLVWKVWTEKPGEKSAGGVYLFADAAAADDFIELHSGRLESLGVTGVIINRHEVNEPLSAITNASLSRE; encoded by the coding sequence ATGTTGAACCTCGTCATCTTTGACTTCCCCTTTGAGGGCCCCTTCGGCGCTGACATGGCAACTGCCTTCGCGCCGCTGGCTGCCGAAATCGACAAGCAACCCGGCCTTGTCTGGAAAGTTTGGACGGAGAAGCCGGGCGAGAAATCCGCGGGTGGGGTTTACCTCTTCGCCGACGCTGCGGCCGCCGATGATTTCATAGAGCTGCACTCAGGCCGGTTGGAATCCTTGGGCGTCACAGGAGTGATCATCAACCGTCATGAAGTCAACGAGCCGCTGTCCGCGATCACGAATGCTTCGCTGAGCCGGGAGTAG
- a CDS encoding FadR/GntR family transcriptional regulator — protein sequence MARKSLTDVVADDLLDRIVAGEFAPDSLVPGELELSSQHDVSRMTVREAMKTLVAQRILRVERGRGTFVNPLGSWGSLNAVLRAVSEGEDDAVVAVQLIELRRMLETGACELAATRISDEDLARMADQVSRMKAAHEAGDVPAFVESDLAFHDIILQASGNIFVAVLFEPLHRILENRRAETSRVPEIQANAIVMHAAILKALTVRTPELARVAMDNHMTQTLNDLKSYVLHSQ from the coding sequence ATGGCGCGCAAGTCGTTGACCGACGTGGTGGCTGATGATTTGCTGGACCGAATCGTCGCGGGAGAATTCGCACCCGATTCGCTGGTTCCTGGTGAGTTGGAGCTGAGTTCCCAGCATGATGTGAGCCGTATGACGGTCCGGGAAGCCATGAAGACTCTGGTGGCCCAGCGCATTCTCCGTGTTGAACGGGGGCGGGGAACGTTCGTCAATCCGCTTGGTAGCTGGGGCTCGCTCAATGCCGTGCTTCGCGCTGTTTCCGAGGGGGAGGACGACGCCGTCGTGGCCGTCCAGCTGATCGAGCTGCGTCGCATGTTGGAGACGGGCGCCTGCGAGTTGGCGGCAACGCGCATTTCTGACGAGGACTTGGCGCGCATGGCGGATCAGGTGAGCCGGATGAAGGCAGCCCATGAGGCTGGGGACGTACCCGCGTTCGTTGAATCTGACCTTGCGTTTCACGACATCATTCTGCAGGCCTCGGGCAACATCTTTGTGGCCGTTCTCTTTGAGCCCTTGCATCGCATCCTGGAAAATCGCCGAGCGGAGACGTCTCGGGTGCCTGAGATTCAGGCCAATGCAATCGTCATGCATGCGGCCATCCTGAAGGCACTTACAGTCCGCACGCCCGAGCTGGCCAGGGTTGCCATGGACAATCACATGACCCAGACCCTGAATGATCTCAAGAGCTACGTGCTCCACTCACAGTAA
- a CDS encoding GntP family transporter — protein sequence MNTLITPLMLAAADAPVIKPEVELGTPLLLAIAAAGVALLLVMIIRFKIHAFVALLTVSILVAVAARIPLGSIFTVVSTGVGGTMGKVALLIALGAILGRMIEVSGGVQSLADHFTAKLGPKRVAVALTIVGFLVAIPVFFEVGVIVLVPIVYAFAKIAKVHPIKFGLPMAGIMLAIHVAVPPHPGIVAGAGVLGADVGLIMIISLIICVPLGFLSYWVASIMNRKEFALLPSVRAQIEEFGNPETLVASHKGTTAPPRPRLIIGLIAAPIVLILAGTIGTMTLPKDSFWYSFSSFVGNPFFALLVAVGLSFFTLAVRRGWSLQETSDIFEGALPPIASILMIVAGGGIFGTVLQVSGIGGALSHTLDGWGVPVLLLGFIISLALRAAQGSATVAIVTTTGLLSSAILAGGYSPLQIAVITVAIGFGALGLSHVTDAGFWVVVRYYGLTVADGLRTWTVLTTILGLAGFALTFVVWIFVGGLNT from the coding sequence ATGAACACCCTCATCACCCCCTTGATGCTTGCTGCGGCTGACGCTCCGGTCATCAAGCCTGAAGTAGAGCTTGGAACGCCACTATTGTTGGCGATCGCCGCCGCTGGCGTGGCCCTGCTTCTTGTCATGATCATCCGCTTCAAGATCCACGCCTTCGTGGCGCTGCTGACCGTCAGTATTCTGGTGGCCGTGGCGGCCCGGATTCCGCTGGGCAGCATTTTCACAGTTGTCTCCACGGGAGTGGGCGGAACCATGGGCAAAGTGGCGTTGCTTATTGCTCTTGGCGCCATTCTGGGACGCATGATTGAAGTTTCCGGCGGCGTGCAATCGTTGGCCGACCACTTCACGGCCAAGCTGGGGCCCAAGCGTGTGGCCGTTGCCTTGACCATTGTTGGCTTCCTGGTTGCCATCCCGGTGTTCTTTGAAGTTGGCGTGATTGTCCTTGTGCCGATCGTCTATGCGTTCGCCAAAATCGCCAAGGTCCACCCCATCAAGTTTGGTTTGCCCATGGCCGGCATCATGCTTGCCATCCACGTGGCCGTTCCGCCGCACCCGGGCATTGTGGCCGGTGCAGGCGTTCTGGGAGCCGATGTTGGACTCATCATGATCATTTCACTGATCATCTGTGTGCCACTGGGCTTCCTGTCCTACTGGGTTGCCAGCATCATGAACCGCAAGGAATTTGCCCTGTTGCCCAGCGTGCGTGCGCAGATTGAGGAGTTCGGTAACCCGGAAACCCTCGTGGCATCACACAAGGGCACCACGGCGCCGCCTCGCCCCCGCTTGATCATTGGGCTTATTGCCGCTCCGATTGTCTTGATCCTTGCCGGCACCATCGGCACCATGACGCTCCCCAAAGACTCGTTCTGGTACAGCTTCAGCTCGTTTGTGGGCAACCCCTTCTTCGCCTTGCTCGTGGCCGTGGGGCTTTCCTTCTTCACGTTGGCGGTCCGCCGCGGCTGGTCCCTCCAGGAAACCAGCGACATCTTTGAGGGTGCGCTGCCGCCCATCGCCTCCATCTTGATGATCGTGGCTGGTGGTGGCATCTTTGGCACCGTCCTGCAGGTCAGCGGAATTGGCGGGGCACTGTCCCACACGCTCGACGGCTGGGGCGTTCCCGTTCTGCTGCTCGGCTTCATCATTTCCCTGGCCTTGCGTGCGGCCCAGGGTTCGGCAACTGTGGCCATCGTGACCACCACGGGACTGCTTTCCAGCGCGATCTTGGCTGGCGGTTACTCGCCGCTCCAGATCGCCGTCATTACAGTCGCGATCGGTTTTGGAGCGCTGGGCCTCTCCCACGTCACCGACGCCGGATTCTGGGTGGTGGTCCGCTACTACGGCTTGACTGTCGCCGACGGCTTGCGGACCTGGACGGTGCTCACCACCATCCTTGGACTGGCCGGATTTGCACTGACCTTTGTAGTTTGGATCTTTGTAGGAGGCTTGAACACCTGA
- a CDS encoding ROK family protein, which yields MEQTRPGQRGNNLDDVRRNNLAIVLGLAHVRGRVSRAEVTKMTGLNRSTVGGLVAELVELGLVDEREPGASSHAGRPSAIIVPREDIVAIAVNPEVDAVTIGLVSLSGQVLKRIRYDTARVPTPDEVVNIVGAVVAGMRGELDSSYRTVGVGVAVPGLVRGTDGEVVVAPHLDWHNVPFSAMLGDALGLPVVSANDASAAISAESTFGSGRGARQHIYLNGGASGIGGGIVINNELYRGLSGFAGEFGHTLVNSAGMLCHCGAHGCLETEVRQSALLAAVGLDAAESEQLESVLLAEFARQEGAEPAVLELVTRQVGFLAEALRGTVNIFNPELVILGGFLGLLYAVAPKLLESGVRGRVLMGPREDVRFARAELGLDLLMIGAAQLAFAPLLADPASITKSRLKAS from the coding sequence ATGGAACAGACGCGTCCGGGGCAAAGAGGCAACAACCTCGATGATGTGAGGCGCAACAATCTCGCGATCGTGCTGGGGCTGGCCCATGTCCGGGGGAGGGTTTCCCGTGCGGAGGTCACCAAGATGACCGGACTGAACCGCTCAACCGTTGGCGGGCTGGTTGCTGAGCTGGTGGAGCTTGGCCTGGTCGATGAACGCGAACCCGGCGCTAGCAGCCATGCCGGCCGGCCCAGCGCCATCATCGTGCCCCGAGAAGACATCGTGGCCATCGCAGTTAACCCTGAGGTCGATGCCGTGACCATTGGGCTGGTTTCACTCTCCGGCCAGGTGCTCAAACGTATCCGCTATGACACCGCCCGCGTCCCCACCCCTGATGAAGTGGTCAATATTGTTGGCGCCGTGGTGGCCGGAATGCGGGGAGAACTGGATAGTTCCTACCGCACAGTGGGTGTGGGAGTTGCCGTGCCGGGACTGGTTCGCGGAACCGACGGCGAGGTTGTTGTGGCGCCTCACCTCGACTGGCACAACGTGCCTTTCTCGGCGATGCTCGGTGACGCGTTGGGTCTTCCCGTTGTCTCCGCCAACGATGCATCCGCCGCAATTTCGGCGGAAAGTACCTTTGGCTCCGGCCGCGGGGCACGCCAGCATATTTATCTCAACGGCGGTGCCAGCGGTATTGGTGGCGGCATTGTCATCAACAACGAGCTCTACCGGGGACTGAGTGGATTCGCAGGCGAGTTTGGACATACTCTGGTGAATTCAGCCGGGATGTTGTGTCATTGTGGGGCGCACGGCTGCCTGGAAACCGAGGTTCGGCAGTCGGCACTGCTTGCCGCAGTTGGCTTGGACGCTGCCGAAAGCGAGCAGCTGGAGAGCGTTTTGCTGGCCGAATTTGCTCGACAGGAAGGTGCAGAGCCTGCCGTCTTGGAACTTGTCACCCGGCAGGTGGGGTTCCTGGCTGAGGCCCTGCGGGGAACCGTCAACATTTTCAACCCGGAACTGGTTATTTTGGGTGGCTTCCTCGGACTTTTGTATGCGGTGGCGCCGAAGCTATTGGAATCGGGTGTTCGCGGCCGCGTGCTCATGGGGCCGCGCGAAGACGTCAGGTTTGCTCGCGCCGAGCTAGGCCTGGACCTGCTCATGATTGGCGCGGCACAGCTGGCATTCGCCCCGCTCCTGGCCGACCCGGCGAGCATCACAAAGTCACGGCTCAAGGCCAGCTAA
- a CDS encoding class II fructose-bisphosphate aldolase, producing the protein MRTSLNTLVSESLARGNAVPAFTCYDFTTALAVVAEAESAGRGVILLVAPKTAASTQGLRLVTALRALADAASVPVSVQLDHASDIPTILAGIEAGADSVLADGSSLDINANIALVRAVREAIADPSVVIEAELGGLAGDEDRAFAAVATGLTAADQVAGFVRDSGAQLLAVAVGNVHGKYAGEPNLRWDLLEQISAFSGVPLVLHGASGIPADDLARTPAFGVGKVNFNTELRTSVLHMLENETGAHRADGENLLGLVNVWQNTVRGFTGSTLRTLGAG; encoded by the coding sequence ATGCGTACATCATTGAACACCTTGGTTTCTGAATCCCTGGCCCGCGGCAACGCCGTCCCAGCATTCACCTGCTACGACTTCACCACAGCCCTTGCCGTGGTGGCCGAAGCCGAATCGGCCGGCCGCGGAGTGATTCTCTTGGTTGCCCCGAAGACCGCCGCATCAACGCAGGGTCTGCGGCTTGTGACGGCCCTGCGAGCGTTGGCGGATGCCGCTTCTGTTCCAGTGTCTGTACAACTGGATCATGCAAGCGACATCCCCACGATTTTGGCTGGCATCGAGGCCGGAGCTGACTCCGTCCTGGCCGACGGATCTTCCCTGGATATCAACGCCAACATCGCTTTGGTTCGCGCGGTGCGGGAAGCCATTGCCGATCCTTCCGTGGTCATCGAGGCCGAGCTGGGCGGGCTGGCTGGCGACGAGGACCGCGCTTTCGCAGCTGTGGCTACAGGGTTGACAGCGGCAGATCAGGTTGCTGGATTTGTCCGCGACAGCGGAGCGCAGCTGCTTGCCGTCGCCGTCGGAAATGTCCACGGCAAGTACGCCGGCGAGCCCAACCTTCGGTGGGATCTGCTGGAGCAAATCTCAGCTTTCTCCGGTGTTCCGCTGGTACTCCACGGAGCGTCCGGTATTCCCGCCGACGATCTCGCCCGAACTCCGGCGTTTGGCGTGGGCAAGGTCAACTTCAACACTGAGCTGCGCACCAGCGTGTTGCACATGCTCGAAAATGAAACCGGCGCGCACCGGGCCGACGGCGAAAACCTCTTGGGGCTTGTCAACGTTTGGCAGAACACTGTACGAGGATTCACGGGCAGCACATTGCGGACCCTTGGCGCCGGATAG
- a CDS encoding HNH endonuclease signature motif containing protein encodes MGSSTDFPESRGDSSTTASVAELIAALPLPRVEPLEHCLHALRELPPRPAPRATGPASYSQLDGVRSLMDQCLHAVAALHRHQNQCAALLITLVEQLESTTLIEGRLLSLDPWQRTHSLDQVRAELAITLHIPEGAAGRLMAHATTLVRELPESLAAMESGELGWDYAVVIAEESDLLRTTGIPTETVAGFEQQLLSKAEGSTLRSFREKARRLRERSHPETIPARTRRAYTDRRINISRSLDGMSWLSLYAPSPAIEAIWDQCTLTATAAQGPHETRTLTQLRADVAAALLLNQTMSENHIYRPAPETNIDDVADPGASAHAGDPWFAPTEPDPCTVGEFPDPHHGAFTLEQGVTPVFDDPDYSSPGFRDPDIRNNPQWHPGLDVIRLEPLPTALPTQSQGPLGEEPETDPGAEPNNGQDTPYPPLPQALPVVMIPVFSLLGLTNEPAWMEGAGPISMDIARRMSESAPSIYRLLVDPISNKPLEAGMDCYRITKTMRTMLRIRDEYCQFPGCNAKASTSEIDHIQAFNAGGKTTPANLEHLCKRHHHMKHFKDDKNHDGQYRSINEPERNNLHLRGWTPRREEGGRVSWTTPTGQYCPPEPGLEQPPAYPEWIKTAMDAKLAQKLAEQSEHDWEKELLDTPEDDGSWGPAGMPEPPPGLFPANAEEEEILNLNAIHRALEDPALGLAL; translated from the coding sequence ATGGGTAGTTCAACGGATTTCCCGGAGTCTCGGGGTGATTCATCCACCACAGCCAGTGTGGCGGAACTGATTGCCGCGCTCCCCTTGCCCAGGGTCGAGCCACTCGAGCACTGCCTCCACGCCCTCCGCGAACTGCCGCCACGTCCGGCCCCCCGAGCAACCGGGCCAGCCTCGTATTCGCAGTTGGATGGGGTCCGGTCCCTGATGGATCAGTGCTTGCACGCCGTCGCGGCCCTGCACCGGCATCAAAACCAGTGCGCCGCGTTACTGATCACGCTCGTGGAACAACTCGAATCAACCACCCTGATCGAGGGCCGCCTCCTGAGCCTGGATCCCTGGCAACGCACCCACTCCCTGGATCAAGTCCGCGCCGAACTCGCCATCACCCTCCACATCCCGGAAGGTGCGGCCGGCAGGCTCATGGCACACGCCACGACTCTCGTTCGTGAGTTGCCCGAGTCCCTGGCCGCCATGGAATCCGGGGAGCTGGGCTGGGACTACGCAGTCGTCATCGCCGAGGAATCAGACCTGCTTCGCACCACCGGCATCCCAACAGAAACCGTGGCCGGGTTTGAGCAACAACTCCTGAGCAAGGCTGAGGGCAGTACCTTGCGGAGCTTTCGGGAGAAAGCACGTCGCCTGCGGGAACGCTCCCACCCGGAAACCATCCCCGCCCGGACTCGCCGCGCGTATACGGATCGCCGGATCAATATCAGCCGGAGCCTGGATGGGATGTCCTGGCTCAGCCTCTACGCACCCTCCCCCGCGATCGAGGCGATCTGGGACCAATGCACCCTCACCGCCACCGCAGCCCAAGGCCCCCACGAAACCCGCACCCTGACCCAACTCCGCGCCGACGTGGCCGCAGCCCTGCTCCTGAACCAAACCATGAGCGAGAACCACATCTACCGCCCCGCCCCCGAGACAAATATCGACGACGTCGCTGATCCAGGTGCCAGCGCTCATGCTGGGGATCCGTGGTTTGCACCGACGGAGCCCGATCCTTGCACTGTCGGAGAATTCCCCGACCCGCATCACGGCGCCTTCACCCTAGAACAAGGGGTGACTCCGGTCTTTGACGACCCCGATTATTCCTCTCCCGGGTTCAGGGACCCGGACATCAGGAACAATCCGCAGTGGCATCCAGGACTAGACGTCATCCGCCTCGAACCCCTCCCCACGGCTCTCCCCACCCAGTCTCAAGGACCACTCGGTGAGGAACCCGAAACAGACCCCGGTGCGGAACCCAACAACGGCCAAGACACCCCGTACCCGCCCCTGCCACAGGCACTACCGGTCGTGATGATTCCCGTCTTCTCACTACTGGGGCTTACGAATGAGCCAGCCTGGATGGAAGGCGCCGGACCCATCAGCATGGACATCGCCCGGCGGATGAGTGAATCCGCGCCAAGCATCTACCGGCTCCTGGTCGATCCCATCAGCAACAAACCCCTCGAGGCGGGCATGGATTGCTACCGGATCACCAAAACGATGCGGACCATGCTGCGCATCAGAGATGAATACTGCCAATTCCCCGGCTGCAACGCGAAAGCCTCCACCTCCGAGATCGACCATATCCAAGCCTTCAACGCAGGCGGGAAAACCACCCCAGCAAACCTCGAACATCTCTGCAAACGCCACCACCACATGAAGCACTTCAAAGACGACAAAAACCATGACGGCCAGTATCGATCCATCAACGAACCCGAACGGAACAATCTCCACCTGCGCGGCTGGACACCCCGACGCGAAGAAGGCGGCCGTGTTTCCTGGACCACACCCACGGGCCAATACTGCCCACCAGAGCCCGGCCTCGAGCAACCACCCGCCTACCCCGAATGGATCAAAACGGCCATGGACGCCAAGCTCGCACAAAAGCTCGCAGAGCAATCTGAACACGACTGGGAAAAGGAACTACTCGACACGCCAGAAGACGACGGCAGCTGGGGACCGGCAGGCATGCCCGAACCCCCACCCGGCCTCTTCCCAGCCAACGCCGAGGAAGAAGAAATCCTCAACCTCAACGCCATCCACCGGGCACTCGAAGACCCCGCCTTGGGCCTCGCCCTTTGA
- a CDS encoding four-carbon acid sugar kinase family protein — protein MIVESELLAGFPAEVHVPASMVASTVAASNRVLIVLDDDPTGTQSVSGLPVLTRWDVADFDWVFAHRIDGAAAKAVYVLTNTRSLDPAEAQARNQEIVVNALASARAAGISVGFVSRSDSTLRGHFPLEPDTIAATMGTEGAGSVDGVVIVPAFPDAGRITIGGIHYTRGDQGALIPVAETEFAKDASFGFTHSSLADYVEEKSGGRIPATRVITIDLHLIRRDTPETGATAIADALDAATDSTPIVVDAVTENDLRVLALGLEESERRGKSFIYRVGPPFVRARIGQEIHEPLVAAEIFHAGRTVPAGSARGGLIVVGSHVGVTTRQLKALTDAHSSARIVEIDVEQLLSDDGGAHVSAVVADIVAALAAGDVIVHTSRLLIKTDDAAASLKIARTVSAAVVDVVNRTLKTTPPRFVIAKGGITSSDVAAHGLEIRHAIVRGPMLPGIVSLWEPVDGPAAGIPYIVFAGNVGDDQSLADVTRKLSDTF, from the coding sequence ATGATTGTTGAATCCGAGCTGTTGGCAGGCTTCCCGGCCGAGGTCCACGTACCGGCCAGCATGGTGGCGAGCACAGTTGCCGCCTCCAACCGCGTACTCATTGTTCTCGACGACGATCCCACCGGAACCCAGTCCGTCTCCGGCCTGCCCGTCCTCACCCGTTGGGACGTTGCGGACTTCGATTGGGTTTTCGCTCACAGGATCGACGGCGCCGCAGCCAAGGCTGTGTACGTCCTGACCAACACCCGCAGCCTGGACCCCGCCGAAGCCCAGGCCCGCAACCAGGAGATCGTGGTCAACGCCTTGGCTTCGGCCCGTGCGGCTGGCATTTCTGTGGGCTTCGTAAGCCGCAGCGATTCAACTCTCCGCGGACACTTCCCCCTTGAGCCGGACACCATTGCCGCGACGATGGGCACCGAAGGCGCTGGCTCGGTCGACGGCGTGGTCATCGTTCCGGCCTTCCCCGACGCTGGCCGCATCACGATCGGCGGCATTCACTACACCCGCGGTGACCAGGGTGCTCTCATCCCCGTTGCCGAAACTGAATTCGCCAAGGACGCCAGCTTCGGCTTCACTCACTCCTCCCTTGCCGACTACGTCGAAGAAAAGTCCGGCGGCCGCATTCCCGCCACCCGCGTCATCACGATTGACCTTCACCTCATTCGCCGCGATACCCCCGAGACTGGCGCCACAGCGATCGCTGATGCCCTCGACGCTGCCACGGATTCCACCCCGATCGTGGTCGACGCCGTGACGGAAAACGATCTGCGCGTCCTGGCATTGGGGTTGGAAGAATCCGAGCGTCGCGGAAAGTCATTCATCTACCGGGTTGGGCCGCCGTTTGTGCGCGCCCGCATTGGCCAGGAAATCCACGAGCCGCTGGTCGCCGCTGAAATCTTCCACGCTGGCCGGACGGTTCCAGCAGGCTCAGCCCGCGGCGGCTTGATCGTGGTTGGTTCCCACGTGGGCGTGACCACCCGCCAGCTCAAGGCGCTCACCGATGCCCACAGCTCGGCTCGAATCGTCGAGATTGATGTGGAACAACTCCTGTCGGACGACGGCGGCGCTCACGTGTCCGCCGTCGTCGCCGACATTGTGGCCGCGTTGGCAGCGGGTGACGTCATTGTCCACACCAGCCGCCTGCTAATCAAAACCGATGACGCCGCAGCGAGCCTGAAGATCGCCCGAACAGTCTCGGCCGCCGTCGTCGATGTAGTCAACCGGACGCTCAAGACCACTCCACCGCGATTCGTCATTGCCAAGGGCGGCATCACGTCCTCCGATGTGGCCGCGCACGGGCTGGAAATCCGCCACGCCATTGTCCGCGGTCCCATGCTTCCGGGCATCGTTTCGCTGTGGGAACCGGTTGACGGCCCAGCCGCAGGGATTCCCTACATCGTCTTCGCCGGCAACGTGGGCGACGATCAATCCCTCGCCGACGTCACCCGCAAGCTCAGCGACACGTTCTAA
- a CDS encoding NAD(P)-dependent oxidoreductase, which produces MSINYTVTVLGLGAMGLPMATRLASELTVNGFDIAEPRLKLAEEAGIHTFDSAQAAARGADALLLAVRNGEQLNEVLFGANGVAAVLAKGSVVILTSTVGTEAIPSTVARLADFGVELVDAPLSGGPVRAGQGDLLIVVGASPEAQRQAAPVLELLASTLSIVGDKPGDGQALKTVNQLLCGVHIAAAAEALALADALGLDQAKTLAALEAGAAGSFMLSNRGPRILEAYTEDGAEVLSRLDIFVKDMGIVGKAARAAGLAAPVAAAAEQLFLLGQAQGLAAEDDSAVIKVVAPTQRHAG; this is translated from the coding sequence ATGAGCATCAACTACACCGTTACCGTACTGGGCCTGGGCGCCATGGGACTTCCCATGGCCACCCGTTTAGCTTCAGAATTGACCGTGAACGGCTTCGACATCGCCGAGCCGCGCCTGAAGCTGGCCGAAGAAGCCGGCATCCACACCTTTGACTCGGCGCAGGCTGCAGCCCGCGGTGCGGACGCCCTCCTGCTGGCCGTCCGCAACGGCGAACAGCTCAACGAGGTGCTTTTTGGTGCGAACGGCGTAGCCGCCGTACTGGCCAAGGGCTCTGTTGTCATCCTCACCAGCACTGTGGGCACCGAAGCCATCCCTTCCACGGTGGCGCGGTTGGCAGACTTCGGCGTTGAACTCGTGGACGCACCCTTGTCCGGCGGACCCGTCCGCGCCGGCCAGGGCGACCTGCTGATCGTTGTTGGCGCCTCCCCCGAAGCTCAACGCCAGGCTGCCCCGGTCCTTGAATTGCTGGCTTCAACTCTCTCGATCGTTGGTGACAAGCCAGGCGACGGACAGGCCCTCAAAACCGTCAATCAGCTGTTGTGCGGTGTCCACATTGCTGCCGCAGCCGAGGCACTTGCGCTGGCCGATGCACTGGGACTTGACCAGGCGAAGACCTTGGCCGCTCTCGAAGCCGGTGCCGCCGGATCATTCATGCTCTCCAACCGCGGCCCCCGCATCCTCGAGGCGTACACCGAAGACGGCGCCGAGGTCCTTAGCCGTTTGGATATCTTCGTCAAGGACATGGGCATTGTTGGCAAGGCCGCACGTGCCGCCGGTCTGGCAGCTCCCGTTGCCGCAGCCGCCGAGCAGCTTTTCCTGCTGGGTCAGGCCCAGGGTCTGGCCGCAGAGGACGACTCCGCCGTCATCAAGGTTGTTGCCCCCACCCAGCGTCACGCCGGCTAG
- a CDS encoding RNA polymerase sigma factor, protein MISGQPDRLRRRSISLGVAPDDAQDVAQTALLRAWRSIETLQSLEPGQMCSWLDRIARNTAIDLARKQARASLVPLEESIEDPKSFPRESEVREILNSALHAIANLPLTLREPLILSVAEELTAPEIADRLQISAAAVRQRISRARKRLIESRDGATPGSAKHS, encoded by the coding sequence ATGATTTCTGGCCAACCGGACAGGCTTAGACGGCGAAGCATCTCCCTGGGTGTCGCTCCAGACGACGCCCAAGATGTGGCCCAAACGGCTTTGCTGCGGGCTTGGCGCTCCATCGAAACATTGCAGTCCCTGGAACCCGGACAGATGTGCTCGTGGCTGGACAGAATTGCACGAAACACTGCGATCGACCTCGCCCGCAAGCAAGCGCGGGCCTCGCTGGTACCGCTCGAGGAAAGCATCGAAGATCCCAAGAGCTTCCCTCGAGAAAGTGAAGTCCGGGAGATCCTTAACAGCGCATTGCACGCCATCGCGAATCTCCCGCTAACGCTCCGAGAACCGCTGATCCTCAGCGTGGCAGAAGAGCTGACCGCACCCGAGATCGCCGATCGACTGCAGATATCCGCTGCCGCCGTGCGGCAGCGGATATCCCGGGCCCGCAAGCGGCTCATCGAGAGCCGGGACGGTGCTACTCCCGGCTCAGCGAAGCATTCGTGA
- a CDS encoding DUF6941 family protein, translated as MTDLSSASATILIADFVNIDAAGKVNVIGGGIQFLGSDSEGGQTAPFSVFVSVTVSIPTFDETQAAVEIVLVDSDGQPVTVAGTDGPNVLRFNQSVDFRHSVTPDVQSPPMGFPGSSNVVLNFPGGLPLPTGATYEWMVLLDGTRLSATSFFVPGSAE; from the coding sequence ATGACAGATCTATCGAGCGCAAGCGCCACCATTCTGATCGCGGATTTCGTCAACATTGACGCTGCCGGGAAGGTCAATGTGATTGGTGGCGGCATCCAGTTTCTGGGATCGGACTCCGAGGGCGGTCAGACGGCGCCGTTCTCAGTTTTTGTGAGCGTCACGGTCAGCATTCCCACCTTTGACGAGACGCAGGCCGCGGTGGAAATAGTCCTCGTGGATTCGGACGGCCAACCCGTCACGGTGGCCGGCACGGATGGGCCCAACGTGCTCAGGTTCAACCAGTCGGTCGATTTCCGACACTCGGTGACACCAGATGTCCAGTCGCCACCAATGGGATTCCCGGGAAGCTCCAACGTCGTACTGAACTTCCCCGGCGGACTGCCACTGCCCACGGGGGCGACCTACGAATGGATGGTTCTGCTGGATGGGACACGACTGTCGGCAACATCATTCTTTGTGCCGGGGTCGGCAGAATAG